The proteins below are encoded in one region of Candidatus Methanomethylophilaceae archaeon:
- a CDS encoding 4'-phosphopantetheinyl transferase superfamily protein: MKTRTYYSETGPLDDPRLYSVLYGRMPDERKRKADRFLFHKDRSLCVGTWALLRKALEDLGENPDAVALEYGANGKPFLEGSWVKFNLSHSEERVMCSVSDTDVGCDVETVRYAGLDMARRFFHGSEYDSIAAAEGTEEMPMLFCRFWTLKESFMKATGLGMSLPLDSFRVILGDDIRAEQSVDDREWLFKEYDPHDGYRCAACSFGGGFEPSMRRIELTELT, encoded by the coding sequence ATGAAGACAAGGACATACTACTCGGAAACAGGCCCCTTGGATGACCCGCGGCTTTACTCCGTCCTTTATGGCAGGATGCCTGATGAGCGCAAAAGGAAAGCGGACAGATTCCTGTTCCATAAGGACAGAAGCCTCTGCGTGGGGACCTGGGCGCTTCTGCGCAAGGCCCTGGAGGATCTCGGGGAAAACCCTGATGCCGTCGCTTTAGAATATGGAGCCAACGGCAAACCATTCCTGGAGGGATCGTGGGTGAAGTTCAACCTTTCCCACTCGGAGGAAAGGGTGATGTGCTCCGTCTCCGACACGGACGTCGGCTGCGACGTTGAGACGGTAAGATATGCCGGCCTGGACATGGCCCGCAGATTCTTCCACGGCTCGGAATACGATTCCATCGCCGCAGCGGAAGGTACGGAGGAGATGCCGATGCTGTTCTGCCGCTTCTGGACGCTCAAAGAAAGCTTCATGAAAGCCACGGGGCTGGGCATGTCGCTCCCCCTCGACTCGTTCCGCGTGATCCTAGGCGATGACATACGCGCAGAGCAGAGCGTTGACGATAGAGAGTGGCTATTCAAAGAATACGATCCGCATGACGGATACCGCTGCGCCGCGTGCTCCTTCGGCGGGGGCTTCGAGCCTTCGATGAGACGCATAGAACTGACCGAACTGACGTGA
- a CDS encoding sel1 repeat family protein, with product MAALYERQAKDGDAHSCFLLGEMYASGFGVGRSMDKAISLFRTAAEKGDPDALAKMMELFEKGKWLPNPRSDAVRLYKIAA from the coding sequence ATGGCAGCGCTTTATGAGCGTCAAGCGAAGGATGGGGATGCGCATTCCTGTTTCCTTCTCGGAGAGATGTATGCCAGCGGCTTCGGGGTCGGCAGATCGATGGACAAGGCCATCAGCCTGTTCAGAACGGCCGCCGAAAAAGGGGATCCGGATGCGCTGGCCAAAATGATGGAGCTTTTCGAGAAAGGGAAGTGGCTGCCAAATCCTCGCAGTGATGCCGTCAGGCTGTACAAGATCGCAGCTTAG
- a CDS encoding amino acid adenylation domain-containing protein — MRDVFGMILERMESSPDKLAIWTAEGTFTYDELREYSSRAAASLKRDGLQKGQGITIELPRCKEYIGFMLGAWMLGAFFVPSDSAYPDDRKEFIAKDSGAMIRVTPDYVSDLSAAPLDRDPVIPSMGDRAFIIYTSGSTGRPKGVIHSHLSISSYVERIEDMFNVMDSDRFANPAAFTFIVGTAIILPLLALGCEDYIVPADVRMNLNKLSDFTSEHGITMTFMAPAMLPYFRQRKKTIRLVIIGGERAVKAWSDDFVIVNGYGSSETCSMATCFFLDRAYDNTPLGKPAKNVCAYVLDKDGKEAEEGEICFAGHFSDGYLNLPEATAKAFVPNPFKNRDGFGVMIRTGDIGRRLEDGNLLFLERNDWMVNINGQRVEPGEISGVMMGLPGIIQAAVKDFEGADGQTFLCTYYAAAADIPVDAVRDYLRSKLPGYMVPAYLIRMDRLPLNASGKIDRKSLPNPTEPGSGSAITAGPTDFEENAVTKGVREILKSITGRDDFRYDENLAYCGLSSLTAIKFTSEVMGRFGVDLDVISMLGGCSIASVSDEIISKLVEKSASAPAERKELRDMYPLTGPQMGVYQACYADPDTVMYNLPMQARIPKSQLSGRSIDDIIRKVVEAHPGLKCTIGHDGKGEPCMIPHPDAEVRIERMGGSESDLEAYRGTFVRPFDLSESLYRIVTFDIGDDIALLMDFSHIMFDGSSSLVLMDDIKAAISGRDPIAETYTMFDLSDEESERAGSGDYSRSLKYYSELLSDVDGTSLIQRDAYGDTKSKGHLRSKLNLRPESLKTFVEASGSTENAFFQSVMGFALSRFNCTDDSCHATVHNGRKGGRTSRLVGMLVKTLPVVARYDLDESPGALVKRMTDQLAASMRNDTVPFSEISSRFGVTSDVLFAYQGILDDEGVLDSQMEIKDVKNALTVQVYPMKDGFLIDLEYDASMYSKGIMESFLDVLQRCSTDFIVSPTLRDVAIAGEDDIALLKRVNSTDSDYDRNKTIVDLFRERAKERPDRPAVEFNSTIVSYSELDRISDHIASFIASKGIGKDRFVAILVPRSESMVIAAMGVVKSGAAYQPLDPTYPEERLLYMMGDSDVKLLIADRSLAGLVRGYECDVLYTDEFDERFGGQAPDVRSLSPSPKDAFVILYTSGTTGKPKGCVLENGNIAAFANWYGDEIGLGPESKYATYASFGFYACMMDTMVPLSRGSCVCVIPNEIRSDLAAMDSFFTEKGITHSFMTTQMGRMFMETIQCRSLSHFCTGGEALVPLNPPDWIEFRNLYGPTETTVSVTSFIVRDDSPLLPIGKPNTNVRVYVLDSDRRIVPTGACGELCISGPQVFRGYLNNPDKTASVLVDNPYSDGPDHRKLYRTGDIVRLLPDGNIDYIGRRDGMVKVRGFRIELTEVERAIRAFHGIKDATVQAFDAPSGGKQIAAYVVSDEKVDIKELESFILSTKPPYMVPAVTMQLDSIPLTVNSKVDRRKLPVPALDFGKATPPQTETQKRIFKIATEVLGTDKFGIDTDLFHAGLTSIGSIRFNVLLSDEFGIPFKSKDIKENSTIEKLEKLIESSAPAKTYGIQDDYPLTKSQEGIFVECMARPESTVYNIPLLIRYDDSIDEGKLKAAIVKAVNAHPFMMATIFADQSGDIRLLRKGLPTFSEEEIEEVTAKSIDSLMPTLAQPFRLIGSRLFRIKLIHADRNYLFIEMHHIISDGTSMNILTEDITKAYSGEELSAEKFSGFEASLKEAEERTDEALSKAKKYYDGLLAGYDRDSLPKGDRYHPDPSAPSVFVMESELNSAPKLSESCERAGITVNSLMLSAFGFVLAKYNGNEHSVFTTIYNGRNDSRTMDSISMYVKTLPVLCDVSDESMSPLRLSEKTGEQILSSMANDIYSFAEISRELEVKADVLFVYQGDGFGFDSFCGKPSESVMVSLSGEKEPMLFQAVIQGGRLAYQVEYDKDRFTEKFIGSFARAFDKALSEFLGCATLREISLSDGRTAEAFRKLNDTDSPYDRSLTVVDMFRKNAREHPDSLAVVHLGESMTYGKLDEVTDHIAGYVNSKGIGRDEYVAVLVPRSIHMVVAAEGIIKAGAAYQPLDPTYPEERLLFMMKDSDVRLLIADRKLRDMVPGYEGEVLYIDEIPGLCAGERPDVSALAPSPEDAIIILYTSGTTGTPKGCVLEHRNLSSFLNWMIPEVKLENGSRYASYASYGFDACMMDIHASLSSGATVHIIPDEIRKDLAEVDRYFISNGITHGFMTTQMGRMFMETTQCRSLKAFMSGGESLVPLNPPKWVDFYNIYGPTECTVDVTTFIVKDDSPLLPIGKPNTNVRLYVIDKSDRIVPVGCCGELCISGPQVFREYLNNPEKTAKTVTRNPFSDEPGHERLYRTGDVVRLLPDGNIDYIGRRDGMVKVRGFRIELGEVEGIVRSYEGIKNATVKAFDDPAGGKSITAYVVSDNPVDFKGLADFIRASKPPYMVPAHFVQLDSIPMNANGKVDRRKLPEPSSEPRRAGKEPSDPMEAKLCEIYASVLGLKKVYADDDFFEIGGTSISASKLVLSCMNSGFPIVYKNVFDNPSPESLAKFIGTLGQTGKEETRAAIDESPLSWNVTENLDSISSHSPRRILLTGATGYLGSHVLWELLRRNAKHVYCLVRSGKGQTSEERLKTMYMYYFGGMGTEDSLRNVTVIDSDITDPNLMSKLEGCEFDTIINCAAVVKHFAADDSIDKVNVGGVTNLIGVAEKTGSILVQISTESVAGESVNGSIPPERKIRENELDFGQNLDNKYARSKFMAEEEIIKAIPSGLKAKIIRVGNLMSRDSDGEFQINFGTNAFMKQMKSYVKLGFFSVTDMDSEVEFSPIDMVAKAVVILAGTPDKFTTFHVSNCHKVHMANVLKVMRDNGMPVEVVSKKEFERRFQEAMKDESNVEYISGLISYLGNAGESRRFVAADDSYTVKALYRLGFSWPIISDGYIDKAFKALKSMRFFR; from the coding sequence ATGCGCGATGTATTCGGGATGATTTTGGAGAGAATGGAATCTTCGCCAGATAAATTGGCGATATGGACTGCCGAGGGGACCTTCACATATGATGAGCTGCGCGAATACTCCTCTCGGGCAGCGGCATCTCTGAAAAGGGACGGCCTTCAGAAGGGCCAGGGAATAACCATAGAGCTTCCCCGCTGCAAAGAATATATCGGCTTCATGCTTGGGGCATGGATGCTGGGGGCGTTCTTCGTCCCCTCTGACAGCGCTTATCCGGACGACAGGAAAGAATTCATCGCAAAAGACAGCGGAGCCATGATACGCGTGACCCCGGATTACGTTTCCGATCTTTCGGCGGCCCCCCTCGATCGCGATCCAGTGATCCCTTCTATGGGCGACAGAGCTTTCATCATCTACACCTCCGGATCCACGGGCCGGCCAAAAGGCGTCATCCACTCCCATCTCTCCATTTCTTCGTACGTCGAAAGGATCGAAGACATGTTCAATGTCATGGATTCCGACAGGTTCGCGAACCCTGCGGCGTTCACCTTCATCGTCGGGACCGCGATCATCCTCCCGCTGCTTGCGCTCGGGTGCGAAGACTACATAGTTCCCGCCGACGTGCGCATGAATCTCAACAAACTATCGGATTTCACCTCCGAACACGGCATAACCATGACATTCATGGCGCCGGCGATGCTCCCATACTTCCGCCAGAGGAAGAAGACGATCCGCTTGGTCATCATCGGCGGAGAGCGCGCGGTGAAGGCATGGTCTGATGATTTCGTCATTGTCAACGGATACGGGTCCTCGGAGACCTGCAGCATGGCAACCTGCTTCTTCCTCGACAGAGCTTACGACAATACCCCTCTGGGAAAACCTGCCAAAAACGTATGCGCCTACGTTCTGGACAAAGATGGAAAGGAAGCGGAGGAAGGGGAGATATGCTTCGCCGGACACTTCTCGGACGGATATCTCAACCTTCCCGAAGCCACCGCCAAGGCCTTCGTCCCCAACCCGTTCAAAAATCGCGATGGATTCGGCGTGATGATCCGCACTGGGGATATAGGACGCCGCCTGGAGGACGGGAATCTGCTGTTCCTCGAGCGCAACGATTGGATGGTGAACATCAACGGGCAGCGCGTGGAGCCCGGGGAGATATCCGGGGTCATGATGGGTTTGCCAGGCATCATCCAAGCCGCCGTGAAGGACTTCGAAGGCGCGGACGGCCAGACCTTCCTCTGCACCTATTACGCCGCGGCCGCTGACATCCCGGTGGACGCCGTACGCGACTATCTCAGAAGCAAACTGCCGGGATATATGGTTCCTGCGTATCTCATCAGGATGGATAGGCTGCCCCTGAATGCCAGCGGGAAGATCGACAGGAAATCCCTTCCGAATCCGACCGAACCAGGGAGCGGCTCGGCAATAACCGCCGGGCCGACCGATTTCGAGGAGAATGCCGTCACCAAAGGAGTGAGGGAGATTCTGAAGTCGATAACCGGAAGGGATGACTTCCGCTACGATGAGAACCTCGCATACTGCGGCCTGAGCTCTCTCACGGCAATCAAATTCACGTCGGAAGTGATGGGAAGGTTTGGCGTCGATTTGGATGTGATTTCGATGCTGGGAGGATGCTCCATCGCCTCGGTATCGGATGAGATAATCTCCAAGCTGGTGGAGAAATCCGCTTCGGCGCCCGCGGAGAGGAAAGAGCTCAGGGACATGTACCCTCTTACCGGCCCGCAGATGGGCGTATACCAGGCATGCTACGCGGATCCGGATACGGTGATGTACAACCTTCCGATGCAGGCCAGAATCCCGAAGAGCCAGCTGTCCGGCCGGAGTATCGATGATATAATCAGGAAGGTAGTAGAAGCCCATCCGGGCCTAAAATGCACCATCGGCCACGACGGCAAAGGGGAGCCGTGCATGATCCCCCACCCGGACGCGGAAGTCAGGATAGAGCGCATGGGAGGCTCGGAATCCGATCTGGAGGCATACCGCGGAACGTTCGTGAGGCCATTCGACCTGTCCGAGAGCCTGTACAGGATCGTGACCTTCGATATCGGCGATGATATCGCGCTGCTTATGGACTTCAGCCACATCATGTTCGACGGATCGTCCAGTCTGGTCCTGATGGACGACATAAAGGCCGCCATATCCGGGAGAGATCCGATAGCCGAGACTTACACCATGTTCGACCTCTCGGACGAGGAATCGGAACGTGCTGGGTCGGGAGACTATAGTCGTTCTTTGAAGTACTATAGTGAACTTCTGTCTGATGTGGACGGAACATCCCTGATACAGAGGGACGCCTACGGCGATACCAAGTCCAAAGGCCACCTGAGATCCAAGCTGAATCTGCGGCCGGAAAGCCTCAAGACGTTCGTAGAAGCGTCTGGATCCACGGAGAACGCATTCTTCCAGTCGGTGATGGGCTTCGCCCTGTCCAGATTCAACTGCACCGACGATTCGTGCCACGCCACGGTGCACAACGGCAGAAAAGGAGGGAGAACCTCGCGCTTGGTGGGGATGCTTGTCAAGACGCTTCCGGTCGTAGCCAGATACGATCTTGACGAAAGCCCGGGCGCGCTGGTAAAGCGCATGACAGACCAGCTGGCAGCCTCGATGCGGAACGACACCGTGCCTTTCTCGGAGATCAGCTCCCGCTTCGGCGTGACATCGGATGTGCTCTTCGCTTACCAGGGGATCCTGGATGATGAGGGCGTCCTCGACTCCCAGATGGAGATAAAGGATGTCAAAAACGCGCTGACCGTCCAGGTCTATCCCATGAAGGACGGCTTCCTCATTGATTTGGAGTATGACGCCTCGATGTATTCGAAAGGCATCATGGAAAGCTTCCTCGATGTCCTGCAGAGATGCTCGACGGATTTCATCGTATCGCCGACGCTGAGGGACGTCGCCATCGCCGGGGAAGATGACATCGCCCTGCTGAAGCGCGTGAACTCCACAGATTCGGATTATGACAGAAATAAGACTATAGTGGATTTATTCAGAGAAAGGGCAAAAGAGCGTCCAGATCGCCCGGCTGTTGAGTTTAATAGTACTATAGTCTCCTATTCGGAACTGGACAGGATATCGGACCACATCGCTTCGTTCATCGCGTCCAAAGGCATAGGCAAAGACCGGTTCGTCGCCATCCTGGTCCCGAGATCCGAATCCATGGTCATAGCGGCGATGGGCGTGGTGAAATCGGGCGCGGCATATCAGCCTCTGGATCCGACCTATCCGGAAGAGCGCCTCCTGTACATGATGGGAGACTCCGACGTCAAACTGCTGATCGCCGACCGCTCCTTGGCTGGCCTGGTCCGCGGATACGAATGCGACGTGCTGTACACAGACGAATTCGATGAAAGATTCGGAGGCCAGGCGCCGGACGTCCGCTCCCTGTCTCCCTCCCCGAAAGACGCGTTCGTTATCCTGTACACATCCGGAACCACCGGCAAACCCAAAGGGTGCGTCCTGGAAAACGGGAACATAGCTGCCTTCGCGAACTGGTACGGCGATGAGATCGGCCTGGGCCCAGAATCCAAATACGCGACGTACGCCAGCTTCGGATTCTATGCGTGCATGATGGACACTATGGTGCCCCTCTCCCGCGGATCCTGCGTATGCGTCATCCCGAACGAGATCCGCAGCGACCTCGCCGCGATGGACTCCTTCTTCACGGAGAAAGGAATCACCCACAGCTTCATGACCACGCAGATGGGCAGGATGTTCATGGAGACCATCCAATGCAGATCTCTGAGCCACTTCTGCACGGGCGGAGAAGCTCTGGTGCCGCTGAACCCACCGGATTGGATTGAATTCCGCAATCTGTACGGCCCCACGGAGACCACAGTCAGCGTAACATCATTCATCGTCAGAGACGACAGCCCTCTCTTGCCGATAGGGAAGCCGAACACAAACGTCAGGGTGTACGTCCTGGACAGCGACCGCAGGATAGTGCCGACTGGCGCGTGCGGGGAACTCTGCATAAGCGGGCCGCAGGTATTCAGAGGGTATCTCAACAACCCTGACAAAACCGCCTCCGTCCTCGTGGACAACCCGTATTCAGACGGGCCGGACCACCGGAAGCTTTACAGGACAGGAGACATCGTCCGTCTCCTTCCCGACGGCAACATAGATTACATAGGCCGGCGCGACGGAATGGTGAAGGTCCGCGGATTCAGGATAGAGCTCACCGAAGTCGAAAGGGCAATCCGTGCCTTCCACGGCATCAAAGATGCGACGGTGCAGGCCTTCGACGCCCCGTCCGGCGGGAAGCAGATCGCGGCGTACGTCGTCTCCGACGAAAAGGTGGATATCAAAGAATTGGAGAGCTTCATCCTCAGCACCAAACCGCCGTACATGGTCCCGGCGGTCACGATGCAGCTGGACAGCATCCCGCTCACGGTCAACAGCAAGGTCGACAGGAGGAAGCTCCCAGTCCCGGCGCTGGACTTCGGCAAGGCGACCCCGCCTCAGACGGAAACTCAGAAGCGCATATTCAAGATAGCAACGGAAGTGCTGGGCACGGATAAGTTCGGGATAGACACGGATCTGTTTCATGCAGGGCTCACATCCATAGGCAGCATCCGCTTCAACGTCCTGCTCTCCGATGAGTTCGGCATTCCCTTCAAATCGAAGGACATCAAAGAGAACAGCACCATCGAGAAACTTGAGAAACTGATAGAAAGCTCCGCCCCCGCCAAAACCTACGGGATCCAGGACGACTATCCCCTCACCAAATCGCAGGAAGGGATATTCGTAGAATGCATGGCCAGGCCGGAAAGCACCGTCTACAACATCCCGCTGCTGATCAGGTACGACGATTCGATCGATGAAGGAAAGCTGAAGGCGGCCATCGTCAAGGCGGTGAACGCCCACCCCTTCATGATGGCGACGATTTTCGCCGACCAATCCGGGGACATCCGCCTGCTCAGAAAAGGCCTGCCGACGTTCTCCGAGGAGGAGATAGAAGAGGTGACCGCAAAGTCCATCGACTCCCTGATGCCGACGCTGGCCCAGCCTTTCAGACTCATCGGCTCCAGGCTGTTCCGCATCAAGCTGATACACGCCGACAGGAACTACCTGTTCATCGAGATGCACCACATAATCAGCGACGGCACATCGATGAACATACTCACCGAAGACATCACCAAAGCCTATTCCGGCGAAGAGCTGAGCGCAGAGAAGTTCAGCGGATTCGAGGCGTCGCTCAAAGAGGCCGAGGAGAGGACCGATGAGGCCCTGTCGAAGGCGAAGAAGTACTACGATGGCCTTCTGGCCGGATACGACAGAGACTCTCTCCCCAAAGGCGACAGATACCATCCCGATCCGAGTGCCCCCAGCGTTTTCGTGATGGAAAGCGAGCTCAACTCCGCGCCCAAACTGTCCGAGAGCTGCGAGAGAGCCGGGATCACAGTCAACAGCCTCATGCTCTCGGCTTTCGGATTCGTTCTGGCGAAATACAACGGCAACGAGCATTCGGTGTTCACGACGATATACAACGGGAGGAACGACTCCAGAACCATGGATTCCATCTCGATGTACGTGAAGACGCTCCCGGTGCTCTGCGACGTCTCGGATGAGTCGATGTCACCTCTACGCCTTTCAGAGAAGACCGGTGAGCAAATTCTGAGCAGCATGGCGAACGACATCTACTCATTCGCTGAGATCAGCCGCGAGCTGGAAGTCAAGGCCGATGTGCTGTTCGTCTATCAGGGAGACGGCTTCGGATTCGACAGCTTCTGCGGGAAGCCTTCAGAGTCCGTCATGGTAAGCCTCTCCGGAGAGAAAGAACCCATGCTTTTCCAGGCCGTGATCCAGGGCGGCAGACTCGCGTACCAGGTGGAGTACGACAAAGACAGGTTCACAGAGAAATTCATAGGTTCCTTCGCGAGAGCTTTCGATAAGGCTCTGTCCGAGTTCCTGGGATGCGCGACCCTCCGCGAGATCAGCCTTTCTGACGGGAGAACAGCGGAAGCCTTCAGGAAGCTGAACGACACCGATTCGCCTTACGACAGGTCGCTGACCGTCGTCGACATGTTCAGGAAGAATGCCAGGGAGCATCCCGACAGCCTGGCCGTGGTCCACCTCGGCGAGAGCATGACCTACGGGAAGCTGGACGAGGTCACCGACCACATCGCAGGATACGTCAATTCCAAGGGCATCGGCAGGGACGAGTACGTTGCTGTGCTGGTACCCAGATCGATCCACATGGTCGTCGCGGCTGAGGGGATAATAAAGGCCGGAGCGGCATATCAGCCCCTGGATCCGACCTATCCGGAGGAGCGTCTTCTCTTCATGATGAAGGACTCCGACGTCAGGCTGCTGATAGCCGACAGAAAGCTCCGCGATATGGTCCCAGGTTATGAAGGAGAAGTGCTGTACATCGACGAGATCCCGGGCCTCTGCGCAGGCGAGCGTCCGGACGTGTCCGCGCTGGCCCCATCCCCAGAGGACGCGATCATAATTCTGTATACCTCAGGCACCACCGGGACTCCGAAGGGCTGCGTTCTCGAGCACAGGAATCTCTCCAGCTTCCTCAACTGGATGATCCCTGAGGTAAAGCTGGAGAACGGATCGAGATACGCATCGTACGCCAGCTACGGATTCGACGCGTGCATGATGGACATCCACGCATCCCTGTCCAGCGGCGCCACCGTCCACATAATCCCCGACGAGATCCGCAAGGACCTGGCCGAGGTAGACAGATACTTCATCAGCAACGGGATAACGCACGGCTTCATGACCACGCAGATGGGCAGGATGTTCATGGAGACCACCCAATGCAGATCCCTGAAGGCATTCATGTCCGGAGGGGAGAGCCTCGTGCCGCTCAACCCGCCGAAATGGGTCGACTTCTACAACATCTACGGGCCGACGGAATGCACCGTGGACGTCACCACCTTCATTGTGAAGGACGACAGCCCGCTGCTGCCGATAGGAAAGCCGAACACCAATGTGAGGCTTTACGTCATCGACAAGAGCGACAGGATCGTTCCTGTGGGTTGCTGCGGAGAGCTTTGCATCAGCGGGCCCCAGGTGTTCAGGGAATACCTCAACAACCCCGAGAAGACAGCGAAAACCGTCACCAGAAACCCGTTCTCCGACGAGCCCGGACACGAACGCCTCTACAGGACCGGAGACGTAGTACGCCTGCTGCCGGACGGCAACATAGACTACATCGGCCGCCGCGACGGAATGGTGAAAGTCCGCGGATTCAGGATAGAGCTAGGAGAAGTGGAAGGCATCGTCCGCAGCTACGAAGGCATCAAGAACGCCACCGTGAAAGCGTTCGACGACCCCGCCGGAGGGAAGTCGATAACCGCGTACGTAGTCTCAGACAATCCTGTGGATTTCAAAGGCCTTGCAGATTTCATAAGAGCATCCAAGCCTCCGTACATGGTCCCGGCGCATTTCGTGCAGCTGGATTCAATACCCATGAACGCCAACGGGAAGGTCGACAGAAGGAAGCTCCCAGAGCCTTCGTCCGAACCCAGGAGAGCCGGGAAGGAGCCTTCTGATCCGATGGAAGCCAAGCTGTGCGAGATATATGCCAGCGTCCTCGGCCTGAAGAAAGTCTATGCGGACGACGACTTCTTCGAGATCGGCGGTACATCCATCTCCGCGTCCAAGCTGGTGCTGAGCTGCATGAACTCCGGGTTCCCGATAGTCTACAAGAACGTCTTCGACAACCCGTCGCCGGAATCTTTGGCCAAGTTCATCGGGACCTTGGGACAGACCGGCAAGGAGGAAACCAGAGCGGCGATCGACGAGAGCCCGCTGTCTTGGAACGTAACGGAGAACCTGGATTCCATAAGCTCCCACAGCCCGCGCAGGATCCTTCTGACCGGAGCCACCGGATACCTCGGTTCCCACGTCCTATGGGAGCTTCTGAGAAGGAACGCCAAGCATGTCTATTGCCTGGTCAGAAGCGGGAAGGGCCAGACTTCCGAGGAAAGACTGAAAACCATGTATATGTACTACTTCGGCGGGATGGGCACCGAAGACTCCCTCAGAAACGTCACGGTCATCGACAGCGACATCACCGACCCGAATCTGATGAGCAAACTTGAGGGATGCGAGTTCGACACCATCATCAACTGCGCCGCGGTGGTGAAGCACTTCGCCGCGGACGATTCGATAGACAAGGTGAACGTCGGCGGAGTGACGAATCTCATAGGCGTGGCGGAAAAGACCGGTTCCATCTTGGTTCAGATCTCCACCGAAAGCGTGGCCGGGGAATCCGTCAACGGAAGCATACCTCCCGAACGCAAGATCAGAGAGAATGAGCTGGACTTCGGACAGAACCTGGACAACAAATACGCCCGCTCCAAGTTCATGGCCGAGGAGGAGATCATCAAGGCCATCCCGAGCGGCCTGAAGGCGAAGATAATCCGCGTGGGTAACCTGATGAGCCGCGACAGCGACGGAGAGTTCCAGATCAACTTCGGCACCAACGCGTTCATGAAGCAGATGAAATCCTATGTGAAGCTGGGATTCTTCTCGGTCACCGACATGGACTCAGAGGTGGAGTTCTCCCCCATAGACATGGTCGCGAAGGCCGTCGTCATCCTCGCTGGCACCCCCGATAAGTTTACCACGTTCCACGTGAGCAACTGCCACAAAGTCCACATGGCAAACGTGCTCAAAGTCATGAGGGACAACGGGATGCCTGTCGAGGTCGTTTCGAAGAAGGAATTCGAGAGAAGGTTCCAGGAAGCGATGAAAGACGAATCCAATGTGGAGTACATCTCCGGACTGATCAGCTATCTGGGCAACGCAGGGGAGTCGCGCAGGTTCGTGGCCGCGGACGATTCGTATACTGTGAAAGCGCTGTACAGGCTCGGGTTCTCGTGGCCGATCATATCCGACGGATACATCGACAAGGCGTTCAAAGCCCTCAAGTCCATGAGATTCTTCAGATGA